The DNA region TAGCGAGCGCCCTGCCAACCAACGGCGTCGGGCCAGGCACGGCACTGGCCGCGTGCGCGCGTCGCGCTGCAGGACTGCAGAGCAGGCAATGCGCGATTGGCCTGTTGCGTCACCCCCGCTGCAAGGGCTCCAGCGCACTTCGCAGAATCGCGGGCAATTCGCGCGGCCGCCGGTCTTCGCGGCCCACGTACACGTGGACGAAATGGCCCTGCGCACTCGCCGTGGCAGCCCCCTCGGCGAACAGTCCCACTTCGTAGCGCACGCTGGAGCCTCCCAGCCGGGCGACCCGGATCCCGGCCTCGACGGTCTGCGGAAAAGCCAGCGGAGAGAAGTAGTTGCACTGGGTCTCGACCACGAGGCCAATGGTGTCGCCGCCGTGGATGTCGAGGGCACCCTGCTCGATCAGGTACGCGTTCACCGCCGTATCGAACCAGCTGTAATACACGACGTTGTTCACATGGCCGTAGGCATCGTTGTCCGCCCAGCGCGTGGTGATGGTGCGAAACGCCGCATAGGCCGCGCGCGGCTGCGGCACCGGGCGGGCACGGGTGCCATCAGAGGAAGAAGGGGAAGGAGAGGGAGAAGCAGGAGGATGCATGGCGGCATTCTGCGGCGAGGTGCCTCGCCCGACAGGCGCGCGCATGACAGCGGCCGCGCCACGGTAACGATCGGTCACGTGTTGAGCGTTGACTCTAATAATGCTGCAGTGCAACAAAAGGGCTTGCCCCAGCGCCGCAAATCCTGAAGAATCCCTTCCATGCTGCACTGCAACATAAACGAGTTGGTCAGCGCAGATGCTTCAACCACCCTGTCCGCAAGGACGCTTCCAGGAGATATTTCCATGTCGCTGACCCCCGAACAAGTGCTGGCATCCCACAAGGCCCATCTGGACACCCTGTTCAGCCTCACGAGCAAGGCGTTCGAAGGCGTGGAGAAGCTGGTGGAACTGAACGTCACCGCCTCGCGTGCGGCCCTGGCCGATGCCGCCAACCATACCCAGGCGGTGCTGGGCGCCAAGGACGCACAGGAACTGCTGGCCCTGCAGGCCAACCTGTTCCAGCCCATCGCTGAAAAGACGGCCGCCTACAGCCGCCATCTGTACGACATCGCCTCGGGCACCAGCTCCGAATTCGGCCGCACCTTCGAAGCGCAGGCTGCAGAAGCCCAGCGCAGCTTCAGCACCCTGGTCGACACCGCCGCCAAGAACGCGCCCGCGGGCACGGAAACCACGGTCGCCGTGATGAAGAGCGCCGTGTCTGCGGCCAACAGCGCCTTTGAATCGGTGCAGAAGGCGGTCAAGCAGGCCAGCGACGTGGCGGAGGCCAACTTCAACGCCGTCGCCAACACGGCCACCAACGCGGCCAAGTCCGCAGCTCCGCGCAAGCGCTGAGCCGCGACCGACCCGACACCGTTCAAGCGCCCCGGCGGCAGCGCCGGGCCCCCACCGTTGTCTCCTTGAATCCTTTCGAGGCTTGCCGCTTCAGGGATCCCTTCAAAGCCCGGCGCCCGCCGGGCTTTTTTTGGGCCCGCAGGGTTTCGCACGGACAACGCCAAACAGTGGGCAATACCACCACCGCGCCGCGCCCCAGACGGCGGCGACCGGAGGACGGTAATGCCACGCCCGACGTCAGGCCTTGTTAAGAACCATTCGCGTTCCCTTATCATCCCCGCGTCTCCATCCCTAAGAAAGAACGCTGTCCATGTCGATGCCCATCAAATCTCTGCTGGCGCTGTGTCTTGCTGCGTCGGGCGCCGCTGCCCTGGCGCAGGACCAGGTCGTCAATCTGTATTCGGCCCGTCACTACGCCACCGATGAAGCCCTGTACTCCGGCTTTACCAAGGCCACAGGCATCAAGATCAACCGCGTCGACGCGGACGATGCGGGCATCATGGCGCGGCTGAAGGCCGAAGGAACGGCCTCGCCGGCCGACGTCATCCTGCTGGTGGATGCAGCCCGCCTTTACCGCGGCGACGTGGATGGCCTGTTCCAGCCCATCCAGTCCAAGGTGCTGAACGATGCCATTCCCGCCAACCTGCGCAGCCAGCCGGCCGCCGACGGCGGCATCTCCTGGTACGGCCTGTCGACCCGCGCCCGTGTCATCGTCTACAACAAGGCCAAGGTCAAGGCGGAAGATGTGGACACCTACGAAGAGCTGGGCGACCCGAAAAACAAGGGCAAGATCTGCATCCGTTCTGGCTCGCATCCCTACAACCTGAGCCTGTTCGGCGCCGTCGTCGAGCACATGGGCGAGCAGCAGGCCGAGGCGTGGATCAAGGGCGTCAAGGACAACCTGGCGCGCGCTCCCAAGGGCGGCGACACCGACCAGATCAAGGCCGTGGCAGCGGGCGAATGCGATATCGCTGTCACCAACAGCTATTACCTCGCCCGCCTGATCCGTTCCGAAAAGCCTGAAGACAAGGCCGTGGCGGAGAAGGTATCGGTGGTATTCCCCAATCAGCAGTCGTGGGGAACGCACATGAACATCGCTGGGGGTGCAGTGGCCAAGCATGCCAAGAACCGCGCCAATGCCATCAAGTTCCTCGAATACCTGGCGAGCCCGGAAGCCCAGACGTACTTCGCCAACGGCAACAACGAGTGGCCAGCGGCAAAGAACGTCCAGCTCGAGAACCCTGCTCTCAAGCTCATGACCGGCGGCAAGCCCTTCAAGAGCGAGACCATCCCCATCGGCGCGGTGGGTGCCAACACCGTCAAAGTGCAACAGATGCTCGACCGCGCCGGCTTCCAGTAAAAAGAAGCTGCTACGAGATCAAAGCCCGGCCCTGCCGGGCTTTTTTGATGGGCTCAGCCGATGTCGGCTTGGGCATAATTGACGTTTACGTCAACGTCACTCACAGGAGACATTCATGGAGATCAATGGCAAGGTATTCGTCGTGACCGGCGGCGCATCGGGCCTGGGCGAAGGCACCGCCCGCGCCCTGGCAGCCCGCGGCGGCAAGGTGGTCATCGCCGACATGCAGACGGACAAAGGAGAGGCCGTGGCGCGCGAGATCGGCGGCATTTCCGTTCGCTGCGACGTCAGCAGCGAAACGGATGGACAGGCGGTGATCGACCGCGCTGTCGCGCTTGGCAAGCTGATGGGCCTGGTCAACTGCGCCGGCATCGCTCCTGCCGAGAAGACCGTCGGCAAGAACGGCCCCCATGCCCTGTCCAGCTTCAGCAAGACGATCACGGTCAACCTTATCGGCAGTTTCAACATGATCCGAATGGCAGCAGACGCCATGGCCAAGAACGAGCCCGAGGCGACCGGCGAACGCGGTGTCCTGATTTCCACGGCCAGCGTGGCGGCCTATGACGGACAGATCGGCCAGGCCGCCTACTCCGCCTCCAAAGGAGGGATCGTTGGCATGACCTTGCCTATTGCGCGCGATCTGGCCCGCAACGGCATCCGCAACATGACCATCGCACCCGGCATCTTCGGCACGCCCATGCTCTTCGGCATGCCGCAGGAAGTCCAGGATGCGCTGGCCGCAGGTGTCCCCTTCCCCAGCCGCTTGGGCACCCCGGAGGACTATGCGAAGCTGGCGGTGCACATCTTCGAGAACGACATGCTCAACGGCGAGGTGATCCGGCTCGACGGGGCCATCCGGCTCGCCCCGCGCTGATACTGCTGAGCTCGGGCCGATCGGATGCGCGGTCGACCCGGGCCTGTTGCGAGGCTCATGCAGCGCCATGACACACGGATCGAAGCGCCGTGCAGTCTTCGGCTTGTGCGGGCAATGGCAGCGGAGGTCGCGCCCTGCGCTCCACCGAAGAAACCTTGGTTCTGCCTTGAACAAGAAAAAACCCGCTGCCATCTTGCGATGACAACGGGTTGATCTTTGGCGGAGTGGACGGGACTCGAACCCGCGACCCCCGGCGTGACAGGCCGGTATTCTAACCAACTGAACTACCACTCCTGGCAGGCAGCTTTCGCTTGCGTATGTACACAAGCCAAGCGCTACAACTTGGCGACCCTACGGGGATTCGAACCCCGGTACTCACCGTGAAAGGGTGATGTCCTAGGCCTCTAGACGATAGGGTCAAAACCTGGAACTAACCTATAAATTGTGGTGGAGGTAAACGGGATCGAACCGATGACCTCTTGCATGCCATGCAAGCGCTCTCCCAGCTGAGCTATACCCCCACTGCTCTTTGGCTTGCACCAAAGAAAATCCTTTGCACATCAGCGACCTGCAAAGGACTTTGACTGGCGGAGTGGACGGGACTCGAACCCGCGACCCCCGGCGTGACAGGCCGGTATTCTAACCAACTGAACTACCACTCCTGGCAGGCAGCTTTCGCTTGCGTATGCACACAAGCCAAGCGCTACAACTTGGCGACCCTACGGGGATTCGAACCCCGGTACTCACCGTGAAAGGGTGATGTCCTAGGCCTCTAGACGATAGGGTCAAAACCTGGGAACTAACCGTTCTCTAACTTCAGATTGGTGGAGGTAAACGGGATCGAACCGATGACCTCTTGCATGCCATGCAAGCGCTCTCCCAGCTGAGCTATACCCCCACTTGACTTCGATATTCACACTGTGTTTATCGTCATCACCTGAGCCTTGAATTATAGACAGGTTTTTAGCCCTTTCGCAATCTCGCTGCAATTTTTTCGCGACCGACCAATTCAAGCACCGCATCGACCGATGGCGTGTGCGCAGTCCCCACCGTCAGCACGCGCACCGGCATGGCCAGTTGCGGCATCTTCAGGCCATGGGCTGCCAGTACCTGCTTGAACGCGGCGGCGATGGAGGCCTTGTCCCAGGCGCACTCCAGCAGCGCCGTGCGCAGGGATTCGATGGCAGGCCACACTGCCTCCGTCACATGCTGGGCACGCTCTTCGGCATGGGGCCTGACGTCTCCATAGAACACTTGGGCCCAATCCGCCAGCGCCACGGTGGTCTCGCAGCGGTCCTTGAAGAGTGCGCAAATGCGCGGCAGTCGGCCATCGGCCAGCACTTCCGAGGCCAGCCCCCGTTGCTCGAGCGTGCGCCCGATCAGGGCAGCCAGGGCGTCGTCCGGCATCGCCTTCAGATGTTGCGCATTCACCCAGCGCAGCTTGGCCTCGTCGAACTGGGCCGCGCTGCGGCCCAGGTGGTCGAGGTTGAACCACTGCAGGAACTGCTCGCGGCTGAAGATCTCGTCGTCTCCGTGACTCCAGCCCAGGCGCGCGAGGTAGTTCACCATGGCTTCGGGCAGGTAGCCCTCGTCGCGGTACTGCGTCACGGGCTTGGCACCGTTGCGCTTGCTCATCTTCTCGCCCTGCTCGTTGAGCACGGTAGGAAGGTGCGCATACACCGGCGGCTCCTTGCCAAGCGCGCGGAAGATGTTGATCTGGCGCGGCGTGTTGTTCACATGGTCATCGCCACGGATCACGTGGGAGATTTCCATGTCGATATCGTCCACCACCACGCAGAAGTTGTAGGTGGGCGTTCCATCGGGACGCGCGATCACCAGGTCGTCAAGCTCCTGGTTGCTTATCTCGATGCGACCCTTGACCTTGTCTTCCCAGGCG from Paracidovorax wautersii includes:
- a CDS encoding extracellular solute-binding protein, which gives rise to MSMPIKSLLALCLAASGAAALAQDQVVNLYSARHYATDEALYSGFTKATGIKINRVDADDAGIMARLKAEGTASPADVILLVDAARLYRGDVDGLFQPIQSKVLNDAIPANLRSQPAADGGISWYGLSTRARVIVYNKAKVKAEDVDTYEELGDPKNKGKICIRSGSHPYNLSLFGAVVEHMGEQQAEAWIKGVKDNLARAPKGGDTDQIKAVAAGECDIAVTNSYYLARLIRSEKPEDKAVAEKVSVVFPNQQSWGTHMNIAGGAVAKHAKNRANAIKFLEYLASPEAQTYFANGNNEWPAAKNVQLENPALKLMTGGKPFKSETIPIGAVGANTVKVQQMLDRAGFQ
- a CDS encoding phasin family protein translates to MSLTPEQVLASHKAHLDTLFSLTSKAFEGVEKLVELNVTASRAALADAANHTQAVLGAKDAQELLALQANLFQPIAEKTAAYSRHLYDIASGTSSEFGRTFEAQAAEAQRSFSTLVDTAAKNAPAGTETTVAVMKSAVSAANSAFESVQKAVKQASDVAEANFNAVANTATNAAKSAAPRKR
- the gltX gene encoding glutamate--tRNA ligase; translation: MTQRIRTRFAPSPTGFIHLGNIRSALYPWAFARATGGDFILRIEDTDLERSSQAAVDVILESMDWLGMQPDEGPFYQMQRMDRYKEVLRQMQEQGLVYPCYMSVPELDALRERQMAAKQKPRYDGTWRPEPGKTLPPVPEGVQPVLRFRNPVDGVVAWEDKVKGRIEISNQELDDLVIARPDGTPTYNFCVVVDDIDMEISHVIRGDDHVNNTPRQINIFRALGKEPPVYAHLPTVLNEQGEKMSKRNGAKPVTQYRDEGYLPEAMVNYLARLGWSHGDDEIFSREQFLQWFNLDHLGRSAAQFDEAKLRWVNAQHLKAMPDDALAALIGRTLEQRGLASEVLADGRLPRICALFKDRCETTVALADWAQVFYGDVRPHAEERAQHVTEAVWPAIESLRTALLECAWDKASIAAAFKQVLAAHGLKMPQLAMPVRVLTVGTAHTPSVDAVLELVGREKIAARLRKG
- a CDS encoding thioesterase family protein gives rise to the protein MHPPASPSPSPSSSDGTRARPVPQPRAAYAAFRTITTRWADNDAYGHVNNVVYYSWFDTAVNAYLIEQGALDIHGGDTIGLVVETQCNYFSPLAFPQTVEAGIRVARLGGSSVRYEVGLFAEGAATASAQGHFVHVYVGREDRRPRELPAILRSALEPLQRG
- a CDS encoding 3-hydroxyacyl-CoA dehydrogenase; protein product: MEINGKVFVVTGGASGLGEGTARALAARGGKVVIADMQTDKGEAVAREIGGISVRCDVSSETDGQAVIDRAVALGKLMGLVNCAGIAPAEKTVGKNGPHALSSFSKTITVNLIGSFNMIRMAADAMAKNEPEATGERGVLISTASVAAYDGQIGQAAYSASKGGIVGMTLPIARDLARNGIRNMTIAPGIFGTPMLFGMPQEVQDALAAGVPFPSRLGTPEDYAKLAVHIFENDMLNGEVIRLDGAIRLAPR